In one window of Lewinella sp. 4G2 DNA:
- a CDS encoding transketolase, translated as MPDIQKLESIASQVRRDIIRQVSLCQSGHPGGSLGNADLLTALYFEVMKHDTSFNMEAKGEDVFFLSNGHISPVFYSVLARAGYFPVEELATFRQINSRVQGHPTTHEGLPGVRIASGSLGQGVSVACGMALAKKMNGDDRTVFVLTGDGEQQEGQIWEAALFAPHNKLDNLVLIIDDNGQQIDGPTEEVLKLGNFADKYEAFGWNIHHMDGNNMEETVRVLKEVQEMRNGKPCCIVMKTEMGQGVDFMVGTHKWHGKAPNAEQTETALNQLEETLGDFPA; from the coding sequence ATGCCAGACATCCAGAAACTTGAATCCATCGCCAGCCAGGTTCGGCGCGATATTATCCGGCAGGTCTCGCTCTGCCAAAGTGGCCACCCCGGCGGCTCCCTCGGCAACGCCGATCTGTTGACCGCACTTTACTTTGAGGTAATGAAGCACGATACCTCATTTAATATGGAGGCGAAGGGGGAAGACGTATTCTTCCTCTCCAACGGCCACATCAGCCCCGTCTTCTACAGCGTACTGGCCCGTGCTGGTTACTTCCCCGTAGAGGAACTGGCTACCTTCCGCCAGATCAATTCTCGCGTGCAGGGCCACCCAACTACCCACGAGGGTCTGCCCGGCGTCCGTATTGCTTCCGGTTCCCTCGGACAGGGCGTCAGCGTTGCGTGCGGTATGGCCTTAGCCAAAAAAATGAACGGCGACGACCGGACGGTCTTCGTACTGACCGGCGACGGTGAGCAGCAAGAAGGACAAATTTGGGAAGCGGCCCTGTTCGCTCCCCACAACAAATTGGACAACCTCGTGCTCATCATCGATGACAACGGCCAGCAGATCGACGGCCCCACGGAGGAAGTACTTAAGCTCGGCAACTTCGCCGATAAGTACGAGGCCTTCGGCTGGAACATCCACCACATGGATGGCAACAACATGGAGGAAACTGTCCGGGTACTCAAGGAAGTACAGGAGATGCGCAACGGCAAGCCCTGCTGTATCGTCATGAAAACCGAAATGGGCCAGGGCGTCGACTTCATGGTCGGTACCCACAAGTGGCACGGTAAGGCGCCGAACGCGGAACAGACCGAGACGGCGCTGAACCAGCTGGAGGAGACGTTGGGGGATTTTCCGGCGTGA
- a CDS encoding DUF5916 domain-containing protein has protein sequence MRFSALATVAIFFLGLPALSAQAPTYSTQRLVGEAPTIDGDISDTVWNQVPWADLNYQVEPDDAAPVSQETRFKILYDKKNLYVAYRAFDDEPKKIEARLGRRDDFPGDYVEINFDSFNDKRTGFSFSSSVSGVRGDEFISNDGNNWDSNWNPFWFMKARQDSLGYTVEARIPFSQLRFGKDPSQKWGLQVTRLNFREGERDSWAPVKQAENGWVSRFGTLTGIEGVKARKPLEIQPYVLTQLRTGGDFDANDPFDRKTDTRASVGVDGRIGITNDIAVDFTVNPDFGQVEADPGAINLDGFQIFFREQRPFFVENANIFDYRLTQSEAGGNYTGDLLFYSRRIGGTPSRFVQGDPVNGRYVKQPENTTILGAAKVSGKTQSGLSLGLLSSVTEREIADIIDIDEESRQVVEPLTSYNVGRVQQDFNDRQSSIGVILTSVNRDLEGLEDLQFLHDAAYSGGLDLVHRWKNRAWQLRANLLASQVRGTEQAITRTQRSFEHLFQRPDADHLEVDTTLRSLAGTGGTVTVGNFAGDWIFEAGATYRSPGLELNDIGFLSNTDQINAFAWGARVWRKPQGIFNRRQWNHNLYFGWDFDGSSLGRSYNTNYNATFKNFSFARVFLNLEQQDVNKNALRGGPLLRRSPGFFTGAFVRSDERKPVTLALFGRGGGSYDGNTWGRGAGFEVRWQANDALGLSFEPTYNWGGRNDQFISIEEVDGEQRYVHGRIENETLTLTVRAIYNLTPDFTVQYYAQPFITRGTYTDFNRLGDADARDFTERFPRYAEGQVSFNEEAGVYSVDDNLDRAVDYTFDDPDFNFVQFRSNLVFRWEYRPSSTLFFVWQQGVTGGADPSQNVYETFATDLFDSEIRNTFLVKAAYRWVR, from the coding sequence ATGCGTTTTTCCGCCCTGGCCACCGTGGCCATTTTCTTCCTTGGCCTACCCGCGCTGAGTGCCCAGGCTCCGACCTACAGTACCCAACGCCTGGTGGGGGAAGCCCCGACGATTGACGGCGACATTTCCGACACCGTCTGGAACCAGGTGCCGTGGGCCGATCTGAATTACCAGGTGGAGCCCGATGATGCGGCGCCCGTTTCTCAGGAAACGCGGTTCAAGATCTTGTACGACAAGAAGAACCTGTACGTTGCCTACCGGGCGTTTGACGACGAGCCGAAGAAGATTGAAGCACGACTGGGCCGGCGCGATGATTTTCCCGGCGACTACGTAGAGATCAACTTCGACAGCTTCAACGATAAGCGAACCGGATTCTCCTTTTCCAGCTCCGTGAGCGGCGTGCGGGGGGATGAATTTATCAGCAACGACGGGAATAATTGGGACAGCAACTGGAACCCGTTCTGGTTTATGAAGGCCCGCCAGGATTCGTTGGGCTACACCGTGGAAGCGCGGATTCCCTTCAGCCAGCTCCGCTTCGGGAAGGACCCCAGCCAGAAATGGGGCCTGCAGGTGACGCGCCTGAATTTTCGCGAAGGAGAACGCGATAGCTGGGCCCCGGTAAAGCAGGCAGAAAATGGTTGGGTAAGCCGCTTCGGCACGCTTACGGGTATCGAAGGCGTAAAGGCCCGCAAACCGCTGGAAATTCAACCTTACGTACTGACCCAACTCCGCACTGGTGGTGATTTTGACGCGAATGACCCCTTCGACCGGAAGACGGATACCCGCGCCAGCGTGGGCGTAGATGGCCGGATCGGCATAACGAACGATATTGCCGTAGACTTTACCGTGAACCCAGACTTTGGCCAAGTGGAGGCGGACCCGGGTGCCATCAATCTCGATGGGTTTCAAATTTTCTTCCGGGAACAGCGGCCCTTCTTCGTGGAGAACGCCAACATCTTCGACTATCGCCTCACTCAATCGGAGGCGGGTGGAAATTATACGGGGGACCTACTTTTTTACAGCCGCCGGATCGGGGGCACGCCCAGCCGTTTTGTGCAGGGCGACCCGGTGAACGGACGCTACGTGAAGCAACCCGAGAATACGACCATATTGGGCGCCGCGAAGGTGAGTGGAAAGACGCAGAGTGGCCTTTCGCTCGGTCTGTTGAGTTCCGTTACCGAACGCGAAATCGCGGACATCATCGACATCGACGAAGAAAGCCGGCAGGTGGTGGAGCCACTGACGAGCTACAACGTAGGCCGGGTGCAGCAAGATTTTAACGACCGTCAAAGCAGCATCGGCGTCATTCTGACGTCGGTAAACCGCGACCTGGAGGGGCTGGAGGATCTGCAATTCCTGCACGACGCGGCGTACTCCGGGGGGCTGGACCTCGTTCACCGCTGGAAGAACCGGGCCTGGCAACTGCGCGCTAATCTCCTCGCCAGCCAGGTGCGGGGGACGGAGCAAGCCATTACCCGGACGCAGCGCTCCTTCGAGCACCTCTTCCAACGGCCGGATGCGGACCACCTTGAAGTAGATACGACGCTGCGCAGCCTGGCCGGAACGGGCGGAACGGTAACGGTGGGCAATTTCGCCGGCGATTGGATCTTTGAGGCCGGTGCCACCTACCGCAGTCCGGGGCTGGAGCTGAACGACATTGGCTTTCTGAGTAATACCGACCAGATCAACGCTTTTGCCTGGGGGGCCAGGGTCTGGCGGAAACCGCAGGGCATCTTCAACCGCCGGCAGTGGAACCATAACCTTTACTTCGGGTGGGATTTTGACGGCTCCTCTCTGGGGCGGAGTTACAACACGAACTATAACGCCACCTTTAAGAATTTCTCCTTCGCCCGGGTTTTCCTCAACCTGGAACAGCAGGACGTAAATAAGAATGCGTTGCGGGGTGGGCCGCTACTGCGCCGCTCACCGGGCTTCTTCACGGGGGCTTTTGTGCGGTCGGATGAACGCAAGCCGGTTACACTCGCCCTCTTCGGCCGGGGCGGCGGCTCTTACGATGGCAATACGTGGGGGAGGGGTGCCGGTTTTGAAGTCCGTTGGCAAGCTAACGACGCCCTGGGCCTGAGTTTTGAACCCACTTACAACTGGGGCGGCCGGAATGACCAATTTATCAGTATTGAGGAAGTAGATGGAGAGCAACGTTACGTACACGGCCGGATCGAAAACGAGACCCTCACGCTGACGGTGCGGGCCATATATAACCTGACGCCAGACTTCACCGTGCAGTACTACGCCCAACCCTTCATTACGCGGGGGACGTATACCGACTTCAATCGCCTAGGTGATGCGGACGCGCGGGACTTCACGGAGCGCTTCCCCCGGTACGCGGAGGGGCAGGTTTCCTTTAATGAGGAGGCCGGCGTGTATTCCGTAGATGATAACCTGGACCGAGCGGTGGACTATACGTTTGACGACCCGGATTTCAATTTCGTGCAGTTTCGGTCTAACCTGGTCTTTCGCTGGGAGTACCGGCCGAGCTCGACGCTCTTCTTCGTTTGGCAGCAGGGCGTGACGGGTGGGGCGGACCCGAGCCAGAACGTGTACGAGACCTTCGCGACGGATCTGTTTGACTCGGAGATTCGGAATACGTTTTTGGTGAAAGCGGCTTACCGGTGGGTGCGGTGA
- a CDS encoding GIN domain-containing protein, translated as MTRFSALLLLLFAFSLSVTAQRSVVGSGKLIKQERSLDDFSGLDISGAVQATITYGSAYRVEITADDNLVDHVETEVRGERLVIKMKSRYSYNNATVRATVVMPYLKEVRGSGASRLVIEGFQQAGKSIELDVSGATNVSFKDSRAGMVDLNASGAASIDLTGIPVEQAKIEVAGASSVKLNASDHVRGNASGASSVRVSGGASIDVESSGASRVR; from the coding sequence ATGACTCGTTTCTCCGCACTCCTTTTACTCCTTTTTGCTTTCTCATTGTCCGTTACCGCCCAACGCTCCGTCGTGGGCTCCGGTAAACTGATCAAGCAGGAGCGTTCCCTGGATGACTTTAGTGGGCTAGATATCTCTGGTGCAGTTCAGGCTACGATTACTTACGGATCTGCCTACCGGGTGGAAATTACCGCCGACGACAACTTGGTGGACCACGTTGAAACCGAGGTCAGAGGAGAGCGCCTGGTCATCAAAATGAAATCGCGCTACAGCTACAACAACGCAACCGTGCGCGCTACCGTCGTGATGCCCTACCTCAAGGAAGTGCGAGGGTCAGGTGCCTCTCGCTTGGTGATCGAAGGCTTCCAGCAGGCAGGGAAGTCAATTGAGCTGGATGTGTCCGGCGCCACGAACGTAAGCTTTAAGGATTCCCGGGCGGGGATGGTGGACCTGAATGCTTCCGGTGCGGCAAGTATTGACCTAACGGGAATCCCAGTGGAGCAAGCCAAGATTGAAGTGGCGGGAGCCTCTTCCGTCAAACTCAACGCTTCGGATCACGTACGGGGTAACGCCAGTGGGGCGAGTTCGGTCCGGGTCTCCGGGGGTGCTTCCATTGATGTTGAGTCAAGCGGAGCTTCCCGGGTACGGTAA
- a CDS encoding HU family DNA-binding protein, which translates to MNKGELVASIAEKADITQSQAESALAATLESIQDALKSGDSVSLVGFGTFSANERPARDGRNPRTGETIRIAAKTVAKFKPGKKLSDSLN; encoded by the coding sequence ATGAACAAAGGAGAACTCGTGGCATCCATTGCCGAAAAAGCAGACATCACGCAGAGCCAGGCTGAATCAGCACTGGCCGCTACCCTCGAAAGCATCCAGGATGCACTGAAATCTGGCGACAGCGTAAGCCTCGTAGGTTTCGGTACCTTCTCTGCCAACGAGCGCCCCGCGCGCGACGGCCGCAACCCACGTACTGGTGAGACGATTCGCATCGCCGCCAAGACGGTTGCCAAGTTCAAGCCCGGCAAGAAACTGAGCGATAGCCTGAACTAA